The sequence catttcaaacagccagtccgccatcttgggtaGGCCGctatattggatttgtaatgacgtttcttagctagtcatatATTATCATCAGTTCACATATCTTGTttctaattgtaatatttattcacagGCGAAGTTGGGAgcttttttattcaatacaataatgTGCCAATGGGCGTCGAAAGAGTCGGTGAAAGATTATTCATAACGGTGCCAAGACGACGTTATGGTGAGTCCACTTTTAacagattcaagtcatttgtaataaatacatcggCAAAGAACGCATATTATTcgacacaagattatattgatgataaaaaagcgtggagttaatgctcgttgacttccaggcaggagacataacatacatatataattgtatttaactaacatgactgtatccttagatgttgaaaaagttacTACTAATTTTTAGATTCCTCTCGGTTgaatcttcattccgaaccggtggtagttttacttaatatagtttgttaaatggcgattcaaaagtgctcgtaaaagcctacttgaataaagtatattttgatttttgaataaatgtaaaCCATCataaattgacaataaaaagaaaagtcGCGAGAGACCGGTcggaacgaagttgcttccgCTATATACCTATTACTATATCATCATAgtaatgtcaaagtcaaagtcaaaaatctttattcaatatagaagtgtttgcacttgcttattgattgtcaaaaatctaccaccggttcggaatttagcacctcggacctgagaagaaccggcgaaagaaactcggcggaatatatatttttttcaccattttgcatgtacaataataattatattttagttatttgaaacaacagcctggaggcgatcatttcattcccaaggtgtgcagtcaactaaaaagtcattagtgttgtaatatcctttagcacacaaacgctctttaacgactcttttgaattttataattgaataattttgaaagatttctgggatcctgttgtaaaaacataTACCTACATTGTCCCAAAAAAGAGTTAAGTTAGCGTTTAATAAATGAACAAcgttaaaaatgttacattaaaccgtatatatgtaatagaaaAAGACAGAGAGAAGCAGAAAGAGATGGAAACGTCACCTTGGAAGCGTAAtgcttttccttacgtgaccATTTCTGCTAGAACACTCTACCGTAAACCGCGTTAAAGAATTTCTTTCCAAAAAACCGCCGACTTTATTTTGTCGGTTCCTTTAAGGTCAGGGTTTTTTTTCCAGCTGGTGGTAGTATTTATTGGACAATTCATAACTAGGTATGATGCTTTTATATGTGCAGACGTCGATCAGCCGAGTTTTGACAGGCATCTTAAGTGCACCcgtttaattcttaaatttctCAATATGTGGCACACAACTCGGCTTCCACTGACGCTTTATGTATCTTTAGGGGCTGAAGAGAAACCTTATGAataggttttaaaattttaatatgacaattaAACACATTTGTAAACAATGTCTTTCATTtccagtttaattatttatcttcgtTGTCAATTGCGACGCCATTTTCTAAAATATCTGCCTGCTCATTTGAcgaaaatggattttaattaaaattggcaTATGTTACACAATTATCTTTTTCTTAACATCCGTTAGGTATACCATCGACACTGAACTACATCGATCTGAAAGACTCAAAGAGCAGATCACCATCATTACGCCCGTACCCTGATCTGTGGCAAGCGAGATCTTTGACGTCAGTGTATCGAACCAGGGCTGACAAATGTGGAAGACTTTGGATGGTTGACACTGGACTATTGGAAATACCTGGTTTGTATGGACCGATCTATAATCTATACCAATCACAGGAGAAGTAAGGAGAAATAatctttgaccttgaatttacgctatatcattggtcgatagCTTGAATTATCTATAGGTTATATTGAATTCATTATGAATtcgaaaacaattgaattttatagaCTGAGAGCCAGTGATCGCCAGACTTACGGTATAGTAGCAAACTCCATATTACTGCCAGGTATACAGGTATACTGCTTCACCTGCTGTTGGGGAATTGGAGGTTCACTATTCCCATCGAGGGTTCCTTTGAGCGCGCCGAGGAGTCGAAAATTGACTTTCAATACTTAATCACAGCATGTCTGCCATattgatatcttaaaatatattagaaaaaatatagaaaaaaattaatggcAGACACTTATACCGGTtcctattacatttttttttaatttcaaaggcacctaaattttacacaaatttACGTCATTCCAGAAAagcctatatttatatataatgtttatactattgttatatgtatatatttactaatggAAACACCTGTGTCGGTTCTAAGATGCAGGCAGACCACATAATAGTTTCTTAGCTGTGCTAATGATggtgcattatttatttatttatttgattattcttACAATCATAAAAATCGAAATTAAGCCCTTCAAGTGCTCAAGAGTGCgagaatcaaaataatgtatataattatattattttagataatccCCGACAGTTACAAACGCCAGCAAtagttatatttgatttaaaaaatgacaagCAAATCTTAAGATATCCATTCAAGAGCTCTGACATACCAGCGGCTAACACGCCGACAGGtgattatatcttttttattctataatatagcGGATGCGTAAATTTGTCAATTGAcggcattaccgtctttaccatagggtaCCCTGAAGAACCAACGATTTaccaaatttaacaaaaaaatatctaacaaaagggccccaaattcataggtgcccaagggccccagcatagcttggcTCTGCTTAATGATAAAAGGTCACCTCcacacatagacattggcggtTTAATATTGGGCACAccgtacatcgccaatacgccaccaatccAAGGAGCAAAGATATTGCATctcttatgcctgtaattaaactggctcgCTGATCGTTCTAACCAGAAtagaacaatactaagtatggccgagagccgagatggcccagaggtcagaacgcgtgcatcataaccgatgatttcgggttcaaacccaggcaagtaccactgaattttcatgtttttcgTGCttatatttcaacgaaattctgccacatatgtattccaccaacccgcattggagcacaggggtggaatatgctccaaaccttcttctcaatgggagagccttagcccagcagtggcaaatttacaatacctgatgagtggtacccagATACACAAAGCCCACCACCAAATAAAATGTTCCACATTTTCACTATGAACATCTATCATGATATGGAGAAAGTTTGAGCTTAAtccatatggcagaatttcctcCGATACgtgcaggattcctcacgatggcATTAGCTCAGAGCTTACCCAAGTCAAGATTGACTTTGTCACGAATGCTGTTAAAGCTCTTCTCAATCACTTTGCAATGGTTTCAGGTCTAGCATCGTTAACTGTTGACATAAACGAGGACTGCAGTGACGCGTACGCTTATGTAGTGGACTTGACGACATTTGGAATTATTGTATATTCACTAAAAGATAATGACAGCTGGAGACATACGCATGCGTACCTCCATTTCAACCCGACAGCGGCGAACTTGAACATTGCAGGTGAGCAAGCGGACCATACATATCCCCCAGCTGGGGACATCGGTTTTATTATGGTAAAAAAGGTACAGTGTACTACTACGGatgtgtatgaaaaaaaaaaaatgaaaaacgtaaccaaaattaaagtaaattgctaCCGACAAATTCTAACTGTTCAATTCTAActaaactaatgtatactaaaacttgatttaaattttaaaaaaaaaaaacatttaaaaaaggtttcatattTTGGCGCCAAACATAAATTGTAGTAGACTTGTaacttacaatgaaattaattcaaaacaaaaactatcataggtttcgaaattcctaaaaaaaactcttgaataaacgcgaagttcaTCAAGTGACCCAGTCCATAATGAACATCGTAGATCATTCAAACTTTGGACCGCGTCAAATCGacgtcaatttttttaaataattttggctcttgtgattggaatagactacagTCTTAATCAGACTGGTTTATCATCAGGTGAAAGTTTCCAATGGAGCGACGGTGTCTTCAGCATTACATTGACTGAACCCCAAGCTGACGGCTGCAGGACAGCATACTTCCACCCCTTGATAAGCACAGAGGAATTCGCCGTATCGACTTGCGTCTTAAAGAATCGAGCTATACGGAgtgatagaaattattttagtttatattcgGTGagtgtttcatatttattattaaagattttattgcttttttactaattgttaaatggtatttaaatataagaattattaaaaacaattacttactataaaaatgttttattatacaaataaaaagtattttagtgTGGACCGTGCGCACCGATTcgtacataattattacatagtataaaacaatgtcgcttaccgctgtctgtccctatgtacgcttagatctttaaaattacgcaacggattttgatgcggtttttttcaatagaaagattgattcaagaggtaagtttatatgtataatacatgtacaatttgtgtttataattcatctcgtgctcagcggtgaaggaaaacatcgtgaggaaacctgcatgtgtctaatttcaacgaaattctgccacatgtgtattccgccaacccgcattggagcagcgtggtggaatatgctccaaaccttctcctcaaagggagaggaggcctttatcccagcagtgggacacttacgggctgctaatgtaatgtaatgtacatgtacaatatagtagagaaacgctgataattttagaggtttctaaagtgatgtcgtaaatgaacacattttttgcgcttacattgcaaatgcctacgagatagattaaaataatgtactaaaaaaggtcttcaaaaaaatcagtaatggtatatgtctatcccttagggataacccacaataacaatttttatcctttactttttacgagtaataatgacttattttcgaaacaattttaagcaatacagcattaatccgtatccaattaagtaccttaaacacATTGTGCatataatatagatcaatatggccctttacagcgtgtaatttaaatgaatattttcgaagatatcacagatttaaaacgcaggaacgtagcggtttgtattgtctaacgactgaaaaactgtgaacgaaAGACATTCTGTACTTTATTTAGAggcacattgcacccgtgcgaagccggggcgggtcgctagtatattataaatataatctgaaTCTGTTGAACAGATTATCCagcaataacatattattttatttcgaaacaaTAACACTCTTACAGTTACAAACTGAAATAACTACGGATGAAATCCTTGGTCGAGTAGTTCGTACATCGGTTTACATGGGTACGCCATCCGAGGTCCcaagttcgattcccggccgagtcgatgtagaaaaagttcattagttttctatgttgcctttggtctgggtgtttgtggtaccgtcgttacttctgatcttccataacacaagtgctttagctacttacattgggatcagagtaatgtgtgtgatgttgcccaatatttatttattataaaaccgcGGTCAAAGCTAGTCTTGTTATAAATTCTTTCTATTGGTCCACAGTACGTCGGCAAACGCGGTGACGGCAGTCAATCAACCATGCACGAATATCATCAGAAAAGCGGGACGATCTTCTTTGCCGAGATCGGAAGAGATGCTGTATCCTGTTGGAACTCCGGGAAAATGTTAAACCCATCGAATATTGCTATGTTAGCGCAAGATAGGCAGAGAATGAGCTACCCGTCAGGTGTGTCGTGAAACTAAAACGTAATCTGTAGGAAGCCATCACGTATCTCTTGAAATATTGGCGACAGCTGACCTTGATACGCGTAtccttgaaatattatttattttactcaagC comes from Vanessa atalanta chromosome 30, ilVanAtal1.2, whole genome shotgun sequence and encodes:
- the LOC125075278 gene encoding L-dopachrome tautomerase yellow-f-like; protein product: MFFRTIHIFVILLLTKSSLQQTRRLGRFREIFAWKQLTYNINGNILLQDRFGDIEDNRKKRETGKIVFQNDKSESGDRDWNEPPQNATNNTSTTDPSSEVGSFFIQYNNVPMGVERVGERLFITVPRRRYGIPSTLNYIDLKDSKSRSPSLRPYPDLWQARSLTSVYRTRADKCGRLWMVDTGLLEIPDNPRQLQTPAIVIFDLKNDKQILRYPFKSSDIPAANTPTGLASLTVDINEDCSDAYAYVVDLTTFGIIVYSLKDNDSWRHTHAYLHFNPTAANLNIAGESFQWSDGVFSITLTEPQADGCRTAYFHPLISTEEFAVSTCVLKNRAIRSDRNYFSLYSYVGKRGDGSQSTMHEYHQKSGTIFFAEIGRDAVSCWNSGKMLNPSNIAMLAQDRQRMSYPSDLHVTDDEVWVMANTLPRFGYSRLDTNEYNFYIYSGNVNELIADTVCSAPRMYLEFKKND